In one window of Paenibacillus thermoaerophilus DNA:
- the epsC gene encoding serine O-acetyltransferase EpsC: protein MWKQIRSDIEAVFQNDPAAKSVFEVVLTYSGLHAIWAHRIAHWFYRKGWYTVARVISQISRFFTGIEIHPGARIGKRLFIDHGMGVVIGETCEIGDDVVLYQGVTLGGTGKESGKRHPTIGNNVVISSGAKVLGSFTIGDHSKIGANAVVLSEVPPYSTVVGLKARVVKQNGVSLNKLDHDKLPDPLIDIMTKMQDEIASLREQVNELKQENARLAREQHEREKIVAYERIGEGSNL, encoded by the coding sequence ATGTGGAAACAGATTCGTTCGGACATTGAAGCGGTGTTCCAGAACGACCCCGCGGCGAAAAGCGTGTTTGAGGTCGTGCTGACGTATTCCGGCCTCCACGCCATCTGGGCGCACCGGATCGCGCATTGGTTTTACCGGAAGGGCTGGTATACGGTGGCGCGCGTTATTTCGCAGATCAGCCGCTTCTTCACGGGAATCGAGATTCACCCCGGAGCGCGTATCGGCAAGCGATTGTTTATCGACCACGGAATGGGGGTCGTGATCGGCGAGACGTGCGAGATCGGGGACGATGTCGTGCTGTACCAGGGCGTCACGCTCGGCGGCACGGGCAAAGAAAGCGGCAAGCGCCATCCGACGATCGGCAACAATGTCGTCATCTCTTCGGGGGCCAAGGTGCTCGGGTCGTTCACGATCGGCGACCACAGCAAGATCGGCGCGAACGCCGTCGTGCTTAGCGAAGTGCCGCCGTACAGCACCGTCGTCGGGCTGAAGGCCAGAGTCGTGAAGCAAAACGGCGTCAGCCTGAATAAGCTGGATCACGACAAACTGCCGGACCCGCTTATCGATATCATGACCAAGATGCAGGATGAGATCGCAAGCCTGCGCGAACAAGTGAATGAACTGAAGCAGGAGAACGCGCGCCTTGCGCGAGAGCAGCATGAAAGGGAGAAGATCGTCGCGTATGAACGAATCGGCGAAGGTTCAAATTTATAA
- a CDS encoding Mini-ribonuclease 3: protein MSVDLLLPFPPGKRPDLIHPLVLAYLGDAVYEMYVRQYLISQPNHKPDHLNREAVKWVSAKAQARLLEAWRPYLTEEEADIARRGRNAKSQRQPKSAHVLEYRASTGFECLIGYWHLTGRTDRLVSMLKRTFEDGLAWPGAAGDEAADHAAELDDKGGDQS, encoded by the coding sequence ATGAGCGTCGATCTGTTGTTGCCTTTCCCTCCCGGCAAGCGTCCCGACCTGATCCATCCGCTGGTGCTGGCTTACCTGGGGGACGCGGTGTACGAGATGTATGTCCGCCAGTATCTCATCTCGCAACCGAACCACAAGCCGGACCACCTGAATCGCGAAGCGGTCAAATGGGTATCGGCCAAAGCGCAAGCGCGTCTGCTGGAAGCGTGGAGGCCGTACCTGACGGAAGAAGAAGCCGATATCGCCCGGCGCGGCCGCAACGCCAAGTCGCAGCGGCAGCCGAAGAGCGCCCATGTGCTGGAGTACCGGGCCAGCACGGGATTCGAATGCCTGATCGGTTATTGGCACTTGACGGGGAGGACGGACCGGCTTGTCTCGATGCTGAAGCGGACGTTTGAAGACGGCTTGGCATGGCCGGGCGCCGCGGGGGACGAGGCGGCGGATCACGCTGCCGA
- the cysS gene encoding cysteine--tRNA ligase, giving the protein MNESAKVQIYNTMTRTKERFVPLKPGQVSMYVCGPTVYDYIHIGNARPVIFFDVVHRYLTFLGYDVKYVVNFTDVDDKLIRRAAEQGTTVTEVADKYIRAFLEDEAALGVKPATVHPRVTENIPEIVSFIESLIADGHAYESGGDVFFNTLSFPEYGKLSHQKLEELQHGIRIEVDERKKHPHDFVLWKAAKPGEIAWPSPWGEGRPGWHIECSAMIRKYLGDTIDIHGGGFDLPFPHHECEIAQSESLTGKPLAKYWMHNGYLNLGQEKMSKSLGNVVNVRDLLKKTSAEALRFVMLSTHYRNPLNYHEESIKQAENALERIGNCLGNLRHRMASLAPDGGAIDVETAERVTEICRAFMDKMNDDFNTPDAITQLFELVTLTNQVLQRPVVTRATLELLDGAFADFDAVLGVLPKPAVEAETLDEEIERLIQERQEARKAKNWARADEIRDLLTAKGIVLEDTPQGVRWKRK; this is encoded by the coding sequence ATGAACGAATCGGCGAAGGTTCAAATTTATAACACGATGACCCGGACCAAGGAACGGTTTGTTCCGCTGAAGCCCGGGCAAGTCAGCATGTACGTATGCGGACCGACGGTGTACGACTATATCCATATCGGGAACGCCCGGCCGGTTATCTTTTTCGACGTCGTGCACCGGTATTTGACGTTCCTCGGGTACGACGTGAAGTACGTCGTGAACTTCACGGACGTCGACGATAAGCTGATCCGCCGCGCCGCCGAACAGGGGACGACCGTAACCGAAGTCGCGGACAAATACATCCGGGCTTTCCTCGAAGACGAAGCGGCTCTGGGTGTCAAGCCGGCGACCGTCCACCCGAGAGTGACGGAGAACATTCCGGAGATCGTGTCCTTTATCGAGTCGCTGATCGCGGACGGGCACGCTTACGAGAGCGGCGGGGATGTGTTTTTCAACACGTTGTCGTTCCCGGAGTACGGGAAGCTGTCGCATCAGAAGCTTGAGGAGCTGCAGCACGGCATCCGGATCGAAGTCGACGAGCGCAAGAAGCATCCGCACGACTTCGTCCTGTGGAAGGCCGCGAAGCCCGGCGAGATCGCGTGGCCCAGCCCTTGGGGCGAAGGACGCCCGGGCTGGCATATCGAGTGTTCGGCGATGATCCGCAAATACTTGGGCGACACGATCGACATTCACGGCGGCGGCTTCGACCTGCCGTTCCCGCACCATGAGTGCGAGATCGCGCAGTCGGAATCGCTGACCGGCAAGCCTCTCGCCAAGTATTGGATGCATAACGGATATTTGAATCTCGGGCAGGAGAAAATGTCCAAATCGCTCGGCAACGTCGTCAACGTCCGCGATCTGCTGAAGAAGACGTCGGCGGAAGCGCTGCGGTTCGTCATGCTGTCCACGCATTACCGGAATCCGCTGAATTATCACGAGGAGTCGATCAAGCAGGCGGAGAACGCGCTGGAGCGCATCGGCAACTGCCTGGGCAACCTGCGGCACCGGATGGCGTCTCTCGCCCCGGACGGCGGCGCGATCGACGTGGAGACGGCGGAGCGGGTGACGGAAATCTGCCGGGCGTTCATGGACAAAATGAACGACGACTTCAATACGCCGGACGCGATCACGCAGTTGTTCGAGCTGGTGACGCTGACCAATCAGGTGCTGCAGCGTCCCGTCGTCACGCGGGCAACGCTGGAGCTGTTGGACGGCGCGTTCGCCGATTTCGACGCCGTGCTGGGCGTGCTGCCGAAGCCGGCCGTGGAGGCGGAAACTTTGGACGAAGAGATCGAGCGGCTTATTCAGGAGCGCCAGGAAGCGCGCAAAGCCAAAAACTGGGCGCGCGCGGACGAGATCCGCGACCTGCTGACGGCGAAAGGCATCGTGCTGGAGGATACGCCGCAGGGCGTACGGTGGAAGCGCAAATGA